One Salvia splendens isolate huo1 chromosome 1, SspV2, whole genome shotgun sequence genomic window, TGTGGCGAGAACTAGCGTATGTTGTGAAGAATTTGTGTGTGATTCAATTTGTATTTATCCTGGAAAAACTAGAACATAGATGATTGCTACAGATTTtttcctcttttctttttcctaaTGCATTGTGCTTTAATCTCTTCCATACTGCAACTGCTGTGAAGTTAAGTAAGAGCAGAAGATACTGTAGACGATATAGTGAGGTAACAAGGCCTTAGTTTGATGTATTAGACGATATGCTGTGAAGTGATATAAGATGCTGCCAACTGTGTCGATGATATCTGGTTGCTGCTGAAGCCTACTCTGAGGAAGGAACTTAGAAATCGGGCTATTTTGATGAGATCGTCTGtagttaatttttatttgagatGGAATACATTGTTGGATGCATATATGCCTTTTCTTTGTTTCTCTGAGGATAATCTTGATTTTGAAGTTTAAAGAGGGATTCCATAGAGCTCAGACCTTGAGATAGTAGAGTAGAGTGGGCTCCACGAATAAGTTACTAACAGTTTTAGCATTCAGGCATTAATTTTCCGATTAGTCGATTAGTTAAATGTAACTATTTGAGATGTTAAAACAATTATTACCAATCACATTGGGTCATGCTTGTCTTCTGGTCATATATAGTTCTACTGTGCATTGCTTTTAGTTGAGCTCTTTTCTttgacttatatcatcattcaatggtttgtggaaaaaaaattatctgGATTAAGATGTCTCAACAGTTATGCAGCATGTAACTGAGGTACCATATCTTTTGTAGTGATGGAAAATTACAAGAATGCGCCTCAGTATCTATACGGCCTTTCACAATCGCAGATGGATATGTTCATGACAGAAGATAACCCTGTCCGCCGACAGTCAGAGAAAGTCACAGAGGTACAAATCTTTGCGTGTGTTTGAAATATCATATACTCCATGTATGTATACTTATGTCtcctaattatatttaatatccCATGCCATTGCCCTAGCCTGTAAACTGGGTGATAccttcttcctttcttcttattGATGTACTGCTTCATATGGCTGCGATTTGCAAAAACGTGATTAGAAGGTAGAGGAAACACTTTTTCTGCTTGAGGAATCTTTCTTCAAGAGAATACTGATTAGCTTTTGTTTACTCAGGAAAGCATTTCATCAGCCTGCAATTACTTGAGTAATGGTGGAATGTGGAGCACAACTGGCATGAGTGAAAGAGGTCCCTCCAAGTATAGCATGAGCGTAAGCATGTACCGTGGACGGGCGAGAGGATATGGAAGGCCTAGAACTGCTCCTCCTGATTTGCCATCTTTGCTTTTAGATGCCCGGATTGTGTATTTGGGGATGCCGGTAGTGGAGCTCTTACTTTATTGGCTTGTAGGTTTGATTCTTTTAATTCACATTTCTTTGTTCTTGCTGTTTAATTCTGTCTGATGCAGATTGTACCGGCTGTGACCGAGCTTCTTGTTGCTCAATTTATGTGGTTGGATTATGACAGCCCAACGAAGCCAATATATCTGTATATCAACTCATCTGGTACTCAGGTAATCTGTAATCACCTGAATGTCTCGCATTAATCAGTATTCGGTAttactttttgttttttatatctTACGCTTTTCTCTTCTGGCCTTGTTTATTTTCCCAGAATGAGAAGATGGAGACTGTTGGATCTGAAACCGAGGCTTATGCAATTGCCGACACTATGGCTGTAAGATCCTGATTATAAATACTAACTTAAGTTACTGACTTGACGGTTAGCTGTGGCGACTCGcttctttttaattgtattCTTGGTGTTTGGCGTTTGACATTTCATCCAACTGCTCTGTCATTAGTATTGCAAAGCAGATGTCTACACTGTAAATTGTGGAATGGCGTACGGCCAAGCAGCAATGCTTTTGTCTCTTGGAGCAGAAGGCTATCGCGGGTTACAGCCGAACTCATCCAGTAAGATATGACCTGTATATGCCACTGTGCTTATGAATATTATGATTTATTGGTGCTTCTTACATGTTATTATcatcattatcatcatcatcatcatcatcatcatcatcaattactTCATAGCAACATATGGTGCTAGCTTCTTTGATAGCAACAATATGAATTACTTCATACTATAGCAACCCTAAACCCAATTTCTTCAAGAAGAACAGGCTACATTGTGTTGCAACTGATTAAGCACGTGAGCTTTTGTGCTCTGtggtttattattattatttggacCCTGCTGGTTTGGCCTATATTAATATGACATTTTGCATGTTTaacctctctctttctctccctctctctctctctctctctgtgtgtgtgtgtgtgtgtgcgcgcttATGTCAAACATTTCAAGCTTTACTATTTAAGATACAATGACAATGTCATAGGGAACTGTTTCTGTGCTTTGCTTACTGTGTCATAGGGAACTGCTTGTGTGCATTGCTTGCTGAATTGGTGATACTAGTTGATTTATTTGATGGCCTCAATGTTAGTTGTAAACTTGTGTGCCTTTTAGGTTTTTACGGTTTTGCTTCTTTCTGCAGCAAAATTGTACCTCCCAAAAGTAAATAGATCAAGTGGAGCTGTCATTGACATGTGGATtaaggtctctctctctctgtgagATGGTTGTTGCACTGCATGCTTAAGCACATGTCTCGTATGTTGCCTCAGGCCAAAGAACTAGAAGCAAACACGGAATATTACCTTGAACTCTTGGCCAAAGGAATCGGAAAACCAAAGGAGGAGATTGAGAAGGACATCCAACGCCCAAAATATTTCCAAGCACAAGAGGCCATTGACTATGGCATTGCTGACAAGATCATTACTTCTCAAGATTCTGCCTTTGAGAAACGGGTAAAATTCATAACTTTATGTTTTGGTGTGCATAGGTTTTAACTGCCTCTAAAAAAACACACCATTTTGTTCTAACAATGAGTTCCCTTGTCAGAATTATGAAGAATTGTTGGCACAATCGAAAGCAATGAGAAGAGCTGGAGCTGGTCCTCAAGCAGCTCCATCAGGGTTTAGGTAAACTTGTGAGATTTTTGTGGCATGGTTGGCATGCCCTTGCTATTCTGAATGTGTCTCATGATGTGCTGCTAGCCATTTAGATATTGCTTGGTACTTCAGGAAAAGCATACACTATGGCCTATGCACAAGTGAGGTGCTTTAATGCTCCTCTTCATGGCTATCCACAAGACAAGTGTAGTGTGATTTAATGCTCATCCTTTTCAACTGTTGTATACTGGGACGAAGAAAAAAATAACAGAAACTTGAAGTATAAAAAGAAATGTTTTGGGCTGACCAATGTGTGTTTCAATTTTGCGTAACCATTTGCAACACTTGGAAGTGGGGAACACATTTTCTCTGGTTTTCTgttaacaaaatatatactacctccgtccaaaataaaaatagacaaagttaTAAATGACACGTGTTTTACTGcttaattggtaaagtaaaaacGTGGTGAAAGTAGTGATAATGGATTGTAGGTCTACATTTAAAATGATGTGTAAGATTAATATTAGTTtaaaactttcatttttagaaTTAGTCTAATTGTAGGAGACGACAATCTTAATTGGTAAAATTTGACTATTTTGTGGACGAagatagtatatatatatatatatatatttgaatttgaattttcaaaGTGATGATCGTTAATTAGAATGTCTAAATTTACTCATGTGGACTCGTACAAAATCTTTTTAGCAACATGGGGCCTGGGTTGGGATGTTGGGACTGGATCGAATCTGGCTGCAACAGCAGCAGCCTACTTTCGTTTTTACTTAAATCATCTGTCGTAGTATTCCGAGTATGCTACAAAGCAAATACTATCTGACATAATCATCCCATAAAAACTAGTCATCAATGAGTAAATGATTTCAAATAAGGTCCTCGATCTCAGCTAATATTAGAACACAGTACAAGCAACTTCAGTCTTGCCCAACTCATGAAGCAGGGTTGGGAAGCATTTTCGGCTTTGGCTTGACTTCTACTTCGTTTACGCTGCGGACAAAGATGGCATCTGGCTCGTGGCTACAAATGTGATCAAAGTAAGAAATTAAGATGCATTAGAACAGAGAGACAGTGGGAGAGAGGATTCTCACGCTTTATCTCCTTCTTCATATGTGTAACTAGAAGCAACAGCCAGCAGTCTACCGTCTCTGCTAAAGGACACTGCTGCAATACTTGTCGGGTACTTCGTATACTTCACAATGTGACCAAATAGTAGCAGATAAGAGGAACTTAGCAATCATGTATTTTGAAACATGGCAACGGAAGTTAAAAATTAGAATTAGCATCTTCTACCTGATAAAGCCTTTTCTTGTTGTTTCCATCCCACACGTTAACATAACCGTCACAACCTCCAGTAGCAAAGGTACCATAGCTACACACAGCATTATTAAGTAAGAAATACTATGAACAGAAGTTAGATACCACCAACAATGACCTTAATTCATCACTAATCAAGCTTCTTTTCAGGCGGACATATCTGAAATCTACATAAATGTAAAGATTGGCCAATACAAAATGCTTTAATATAAAAGCACCACAAAACATTATTGGTTAAACTTCAATATTGTTCTGCTTGTAAGTTTACCCTTCTCCTAATATATAGTGCATGATGACAGCAGTTTATACTCCTATTTTCTAAACTTTCTAGAAATTAACTTTATTGACAGCCTCAGACTTATCAAGAATAAGATGAAGTCAGATGTACTGATCCAGGagcacaaataaaaataaaaagcttACATAGGGTGAAATGCAATGGCATTCACAGGGTATACAATATCTCTTCCTGCTTCAGACTTCCTATGGCACTTGAATGCATACCTGCAGATGAGAAAATTAACAAGAGAATTATGAAACAGTTAAAATTCTGCAGTTAGGTTACACTTCAATTAAGTTTACACACTTCCAAGATAAAACAGTGTCACAAATGACTGATTCATAATTGGTTAACATTTTATAAAGATAATGGAAAATTGATACAAAGTAGACATCGAAAGAAAGTTAACATAGAAATTTTCACCCAAAGTTATATCGTCATGTAGTTTTTTCAGAAAGTTTTTTCATATTTCCACATCCTCAAGTTTGGGGTGTTTAATACATACTTTTTAGATTGGCCCGTCTCTGAAAGGTCAAAAAACTCCATGGCTACTCGTCCTTCAACGCTACTAAGAGCATAACCTGGAAATCATAAACTTAGAATCAAATGAACAATTATGGGATCACAATTTCCAGAATTGAGTATTATCTACAAACTTAATGTAGAAAATCTTAGTTGAACCAAGTATCTTTTCCCTGTGGGATCTAAACTAACAAGGTAGCATAATTCCATCATTCAAATATAGTAGATTTGTCACGACTCAGTAGAAACCATCAACCAACAGCCACtgatattatttgatattttctaataAAAGATATTCAATCTGTTTAATAACTACTGGTCATTATGGATAAAACATGCTGGAATGACAACTCATTTTACCCCACAGCAACCTATGACAAATTTAAGCTGATAAAGCAGCACCTGTCCCATTAGGATAACATCGGACACATCTTGTTTGGTATTTCAAAGAAGATTCCCTCCGTTGTTCAGGTTGAGACATGTTTCGAAGATCATACACATTTACATGCCTTCCAGCAGTAGCAACCACTAAGCGATTTCCAACAACAGACATAGAATAAACACGCTCAGGTTGAGTATATGTTCCAACAGAGCGATCCTGGCCACTGGAACTTCTTGGATCCCAGCACTTCAAGGTTTTGTCCCAGCTACCCGTAATAACTTGACCTAAAACAAGATAATGTATAATCATAACATATTTAGAACTATCAATAGCTCCATGCATGTGTAGTGAACCAAGCTGAAGTTAGCATTAGATAATTCACTAAGAACTTCTATTTACAGTATTCAACTTTCTGACTTCTTCACTTATAGCTTGTTAAAATTTGAGAATGGACTACTGCAACCTCAAGAGCTTGTAGTAAATAGTACCATATAATCCAGAAGTTAATAACAAGCATATTTGTGTAGACAATGGTTCAATGATCAGGGAAGTGGATTTGGATACGAAAGAGAGTATTAAGTCAAATGCACTGAACAAGGTATGAAAATATTAGGCCTTATATGCATACATTATTGCTCTTAACAGCTATTGCATTTTCTCAGTGTGCTTCAAATAACTAAAAATAACTTTTGCTTCAAAAAAAGTCTTTATTTAAGGAATTCTTTTGATGAAATTACTATGAGAGGAAAATTATATCTAAGTAGAGCtgcaaacaaataaaaattgtaaGGGTGATGAAAAACCAACCAGTTGCATATGAGTATTCAACACATCGGACAGGCCCATCATGCCGCCCCAAAACATCCTCCTTGTTGTAATTAAACACAAGCCTGGAGCATAACAACCACCAATTGCCACATAAGTCAACAGCAAGCAAAAAACTCAATCTATGTGATGAGTATATCGTTTGAGAAGAACTAAAATCCATCACATTATATATCCTTCCATGGAACTAAAGCAAATTAAATTAGTAAATCCTGCTAGCGAAACTAAAACAAATGAGTGGACCAATTCAGAAAAAATGACCATAAAAATGTTGTCTGCtgttgcatgcatgatcatTCATGCGTAAAATGCATGCAACACAAGATAGCGAGCTATAAAGGAAGTCGTTGGAAGTTGGGAGTTAAGTAGGAGTTAGTTGCTGTGTAACTAACTCAAGCCAGCTGGCAATCATCACGTGAGATATGACGTGTTGCAGCCAATGAGAGTCGAGCACGTGGATGTTAGTTAGTTAAGTGAGCTAAGATGAAGAGTATAAGTAGAGGAGTTGCTTATTTCTTTCGGTTATGTCGAGTATAGTGTTGAATTGTAAATCGGAgcttagatcgtggatctagTTCCTCCTCTTCGTGTGATTGTTTCTATCGTGTAAACTTCTTGTTGATTCAATAATACGATCCTCGATTGTTCATTCAAGAGTTGCTTTGCGTATTATCGCTGAGTTCGGCAATGCCGAACTAAGAGAGGGAGACCGagaagaagtcactgagttcggcagtgacgagctaagatagggaGACCGCGAAGAAGTCACTAAGTTCGGCAGTGGCGAGCTAATATAGGGAAGCTACGAGCTCGGATCGTAACAAGCGAGCTAAGATAGGGAGACCGCGAAGAAGTCATTGAGTTCGGCAGTGGCGAGCTAACATAGGGAAGATACGAGCTCGGATCGTAACAAGTGGTATCCAGAGCAGTCGATCTCCGGAAACTGGAACGGTGACGCGAGGCGctgaaatggagaagaaaatggCGGAATTGATGGATCAGAAGTTAAGTGAGCGTGATCAAGTCATTCATGAGCAGGAAATCCAAATTTTGGAATTGAGGCAAGCAATCGCTACGATTAATTTGCAGAATCAGAAAAACAACGCAGCAATGGATAATGGTGAAGGAAGTAGCGAAGGAAAATCAGATTGGGGAAGATCTACTCGATATGAGTTTCCTAAATTTGATGGTGAAGGATTTGAAGGTTGGATGATGAGAgctgaatatttttttcaagtAGCAAGGGTACCAGAGGCGGAGAAAGTAAAGGTAGCAGCAATTCATATGGAAGGAAAAGCTCTCCAATGGCATAGAGGATTTTTGACTCTACATGGAAATGAGGCGTATGTTGATTGGAGATATTACATCTCGTGCGTAGCAGCTCGCTTTGGAGCTCATGCTTTTGAGGATCCGCTTGCAGATCTGAGGAATCTCAAACAAAAAGGTACGCTACAATCATACATGGATACTTTTGATGAGTTGTATCCGAGAGCTAGTATAAGAGAGGATCAAGCACTTAGTTTTTTCTTATCTGGACTTATTGATGAACTACAAATGCCAGTGAGAATGTTTAAACCTAAGAGCTTGGCTGAGGCTTACTCATTAGCTAAATTGCAAGAACTAACTGTGAAGGCTTTAGGAATTAAGCCTAAGGTGATGCAGAGTAATGTGTATTCTAATAGCAGTTATTACTCGAGTAGTAAGCCTCTGGCAGTCACCACTAATAGTAAACCTGTGGTGAATACTAACAATTGGAGTGGAGGTAATAAGGAGCCTAATCGTTTGGGTGGTGTTAGAGCTAGCACTAATCTATCACCCAAAGAAATGGATGAAAAAAGAGCTAGGAAGGAGTGTTTCTGGTGCACTGAAAAATTCACTCCTAATCATCAATGTTCTAAGAGGAAATTTTATGTTATACAACTGATTGAGCTGGGAGACACAGCAGAAAGTGAGGAACAAGCAGATTTGGCAGATGAAACAAGGGATGGTGAAGAACCGGATCTCCAGCTGTCTTTACATGCTGTTTGGGGTAAGAATGGACCTCAACTGATGAGGATTAGGGGAATCTgtcagaaaaaggctttaaagatCTTAATTGATACTGGGAGTACTCATAACTTCTTGAGTTCCAGAGTAGCTAAAAAGATTAAGTGTGAACTCACTGCAGTGAGCTCTAAGGCTGTAGAGGTTGCTAATGGACAACTACTGCAATGCAATCAGAAATGTAGTAACCTTGAGTGGGAAATGCAGGGAGCAACATTTCAAGCTGAGGTCTATCTTATTCATTTAGAAACTTATGATTTGATATTGGGTGGTGCTTGGTTGTCTACCTTGGGTGAGATTACATGGGATTTCAACAAGCTGACTATGCAATTCAAATTATCTGGTGCGGTTGTGAAGTTGCAAGGAGAGCTATGGTCACCAAAATCTGATCAATTACATTGTTTACATATCTGCAACCTGcaagaaaaagatgaaaatgaaagaaagat contains:
- the LOC121742367 gene encoding mitotic checkpoint protein BUB3.1-like isoform X1 translates to MASAPPPSTGRELLSPPTDGISNLRFSNHSDHLLVSSWDKSVRLYDASANALRGEFMHGGAVLDCCFHDDTSGFSASADHTVRRLVFNYNKEDVLGRHDGPVRCVEYSYATGQVITGSWDKTLKCWDPRSSSGQDRSVGTYTQPERVYSMSVVGNRLVVATAGRHVNVYDLRNMSQPEQRRESSLKYQTRCVRCYPNGTGYALSSVEGRVAMEFFDLSETGQSKKYAFKCHRKSEAGRDIVYPVNAIAFHPIYGTFATGGCDGYVNVWDGNNKKRLYQYTKYPTSIAAVSFSRDGRLLAVASSYTYEEGDKAHEPDAIFVRSVNEVEVKPKPKMLPNPAS
- the LOC121742367 gene encoding mitotic checkpoint protein BUB3.1-like isoform X2, whose amino-acid sequence is MDFSSSQTIYSSHRLSFLLAVDLCGNWWLLCSRLVFNYNKEDVLGRHDGPVRCVEYSYATGQVITGSWDKTLKCWDPRSSSGQDRSVGTYTQPERVYSMSVVGNRLVVATAGRHVNVYDLRNMSQPEQRRESSLKYQTRCVRCYPNGTGYALSSVEGRVAMEFFDLSETGQSKKYAFKCHRKSEAGRDIVYPVNAIAFHPIYGTFATGGCDGYVNVWDGNNKKRLYQYTKYPTSIAAVSFSRDGRLLAVASSYTYEEGDKAHEPDAIFVRSVNEVEVKPKPKMLPNPAS